One Chloroflexota bacterium DNA segment encodes these proteins:
- a CDS encoding CBS domain-containing protein — protein sequence MLVRERMTANPVTVHPETSFEDALQLLREKKIRRLPVVDKNGDLVGIVVEKDLLYASPSPATSLSVFEVHYLLSKLTVKDVMTKRVITVGEDCPLEEAARIMVDHKIGSLPIVRGKQVVGIVTETDVFKTMAEALGGRAKGLRVTIRVPDVKGELAKITNRIADMGGNFISFAQFISGDGKQVEVTFKVQGIPKDAISGVLEKTGAQMVDVREIDKEYQPTLISSR from the coding sequence ATGCTGGTACGTGAAAGAATGACGGCGAACCCGGTGACGGTTCACCCCGAAACGTCCTTTGAAGATGCGCTCCAATTATTGCGCGAAAAGAAAATTCGTCGTCTGCCGGTGGTGGATAAGAATGGCGATCTGGTTGGCATCGTCGTCGAAAAAGATTTGCTTTACGCATCACCCTCGCCCGCGACCTCGTTGAGCGTATTCGAGGTGCATTATTTGCTTTCCAAATTGACGGTGAAAGATGTGATGACCAAACGCGTCATCACCGTCGGCGAGGATTGTCCGCTGGAAGAAGCCGCGCGTATCATGGTGGACCACAAGATCGGCAGTCTGCCCATCGTGCGCGGCAAGCAAGTCGTCGGCATCGTCACCGAAACGGACGTGTTCAAGACGATGGCAGAGGCGTTGGGCGGGCGCGCCAAAGGATTGCGCGTGACGATTCGCGTGCCCGACGTGAAAGGCGAACTTGCCAAGATTACGAACCGGATCGCCGACATGGGCGGCAACTTTATCAGTTTTGCCCAGTTCATTAGCGGCGATGGTAAACAGGTCGAAGTGACGTTCAAAGTGCAAGGCATTCCCAAAGACGCGATCAGCGGTGTGTTGGAAAAAACCGGCGCGCAAATGGTGGATGTGCGCGAGATTGACAAAGAGTACCAGCCCACATTGATCTCATCGCGATGA
- a CDS encoding MaoC family dehydratase has protein sequence MSPQRALEQFVVGEQAEFSRTFTESEVTQFVGLSWDVNPFHTDDEFCKTHRVGKRIVPGLLIGSMLTHIGGLAAVLASHASFEFLAPVYIGDTVTATCTVVEADATRGWARFEMRGVNQRGELVVRGEARGYPMRWRDRLRRASE, from the coding sequence ATGTCTCCTCAACGCGCGCTCGAGCAATTTGTCGTCGGCGAGCAAGCCGAGTTCTCGCGTACATTCACTGAGAGCGAAGTGACGCAATTCGTCGGGTTGTCCTGGGATGTGAATCCATTTCACACGGACGATGAGTTTTGCAAAACGCATCGCGTCGGCAAGCGCATCGTCCCAGGATTATTAATCGGCAGTATGCTGACACACATTGGCGGACTCGCAGCAGTCCTGGCGTCGCACGCGTCGTTTGAATTTCTCGCGCCGGTGTACATCGGCGATACGGTAACCGCGACGTGCACCGTCGTCGAGGCGGATGCAACACGTGGTTGGGCGCGATTCGAGATGCGCGGCGTTAATCAGCGCGGCGAACTCGTGGTGCGCGGCGAAGCGCGCGGGTATCCGATGCGTTGGCGCGACCGTTTGCGCCGTGCCAGCGAATAA